In Nocardioides dokdonensis FR1436, the following are encoded in one genomic region:
- the lgt gene encoding prolipoprotein diacylglyceryl transferase, with translation MSMTAWSVLPMSIPSPSQGIWYLGPLPLRGYALCIIAGIIAAIWIGEKRWVARGGRAGDIQDLAIWAVPFGLVGARAYHVATDAGRYFGDDGDPWQALYLWKGGLGIWGGIALGAVGVIIGARLKGIRLLPVLDAMAPGVLVAQALGRWGNWFNQELYGRPTDLPWGLEIDPSHWPPGRSFEVGTTFHPTFLYESLWGLGAFAVLIWADRRFRLGHGQVLAAYVALYTLGRGWIETLRIDDVELSDVGGLRFNVWTSIVLFVVAVAFLVWSRRRHREREEQVYEPGREPVAEPGA, from the coding sequence ATGAGCATGACTGCCTGGTCGGTGCTGCCGATGTCGATCCCGAGCCCCTCGCAGGGCATCTGGTACCTCGGGCCGCTGCCGCTGCGCGGCTACGCCCTGTGCATCATCGCGGGCATCATCGCCGCGATCTGGATCGGCGAGAAGCGCTGGGTGGCGCGGGGCGGGCGGGCCGGCGACATCCAGGACCTCGCGATCTGGGCGGTGCCCTTCGGGCTCGTCGGCGCGCGCGCCTACCACGTGGCCACCGACGCGGGCCGGTACTTCGGCGACGACGGCGACCCCTGGCAGGCGCTGTACCTGTGGAAGGGCGGCCTGGGCATCTGGGGCGGGATCGCCCTGGGCGCCGTCGGCGTGATCATCGGCGCCCGGCTCAAGGGCATCAGGCTGCTGCCGGTGCTCGACGCGATGGCCCCGGGCGTGCTGGTCGCACAGGCCCTGGGCCGGTGGGGCAACTGGTTCAACCAGGAGCTCTACGGACGCCCGACCGACCTGCCGTGGGGCCTGGAGATCGACCCGTCGCACTGGCCCCCCGGGCGCAGCTTCGAGGTCGGGACCACCTTCCACCCCACGTTCCTGTACGAGTCGCTGTGGGGCCTGGGCGCCTTCGCGGTGCTGATCTGGGCCGACCGCCGCTTCCGGCTCGGGCACGGCCAGGTGCTGGCGGCGTACGTCGCGCTCTACACACTGGGTCGCGGCTGGATCGAGACGCTGCGCATCGACGACGTCGAGCTCTCCGACGTGGGTGGGCTGCGCTTCAACGTCTGGACCTCGATCGTGCTCTTCGTCGTCGCGGTCGCCTTCCTGGTCTGGTCGCGCCGGCGGCACCGCGAGCGCGAGGAGCAGGTCTACGAGCCGGGCCGCGAGCCGGTGGCCGAGCCGGGCGCCTGA
- a CDS encoding glutamate synthase subunit beta gives MADPKGFLKDGREVATRRPVEERVEDWNEVYPDGIGRALLPIITPQAGRCMDCGIPFCHQGCPLGNIIPEWNDLVWRDDWEGAIERLHATNNFPEFTGRLCPAPCETACVLGINQDPVTIKNVEVSIIDRAWESGTVRPQPPEWLSGRTVAVVGSGPAGLAAAQQLTRAGHTVAVYERADKIGGLLRYGIPEFKMEKKHLDRRLDQMRREGTVFRAGVDVGGTLTGDKLADRYDAVVLATGSTVARDLEVEGRELSGIHQAMDFLPQANRVALGESVEDQVVAEGKHVVIIGGGDTGADCLGTSTRQKAASITQLEIMPEPPGTRPEGQPWPTYPMTFRVSSAHEEAGERVYGVSTKRFVGDDDGHVRALELVDVTFEDGRLQEVEGSSREIPADLVLFAMGFTGPEKEGLVEQLELDLDERGNVQRDASYASSRPGVFVAGDCGRGQSLIVWAIAEGRAAASYVDAFLTGETALPAPVKPTDRPLTV, from the coding sequence ATGGCTGACCCCAAGGGCTTTCTGAAGGACGGCCGCGAGGTCGCCACCCGCCGCCCGGTCGAGGAGCGGGTGGAGGACTGGAACGAGGTCTACCCCGACGGGATCGGCCGCGCGCTGCTGCCGATCATCACCCCGCAGGCCGGACGCTGCATGGACTGCGGCATCCCGTTCTGCCACCAGGGCTGCCCGCTGGGCAACATCATCCCCGAGTGGAACGACCTGGTCTGGCGCGACGACTGGGAGGGTGCCATCGAGCGGTTGCACGCGACCAACAACTTCCCGGAGTTCACCGGTCGCCTGTGCCCGGCCCCCTGCGAGACCGCCTGCGTGCTCGGCATCAACCAGGACCCGGTGACCATCAAGAACGTCGAGGTCTCGATCATCGACCGGGCCTGGGAGTCCGGCACCGTCCGGCCCCAGCCGCCGGAGTGGCTCTCGGGCCGCACGGTGGCGGTCGTCGGCTCCGGCCCCGCCGGGCTGGCCGCGGCCCAGCAGCTGACCCGCGCCGGCCACACCGTCGCGGTCTACGAGCGGGCCGACAAGATCGGCGGGCTGCTGCGCTACGGCATCCCCGAGTTCAAGATGGAGAAGAAGCACCTGGACCGGCGCCTGGACCAGATGCGTCGCGAGGGCACCGTCTTCCGCGCCGGCGTCGACGTCGGCGGGACCCTCACCGGCGACAAGCTCGCCGACCGGTACGACGCCGTCGTGCTGGCCACCGGCTCCACCGTGGCGCGTGACCTCGAGGTGGAGGGGCGGGAGCTGTCCGGCATCCACCAGGCCATGGACTTCCTGCCCCAGGCCAACCGGGTCGCGCTCGGTGAGAGCGTCGAGGACCAGGTCGTCGCCGAGGGCAAGCACGTGGTGATCATCGGCGGTGGCGACACCGGCGCCGACTGCCTCGGCACCTCGACGCGCCAGAAGGCCGCCTCGATCACGCAGCTCGAGATCATGCCCGAGCCGCCCGGCACCCGGCCCGAGGGCCAGCCCTGGCCGACGTACCCGATGACCTTCCGGGTCTCCTCGGCCCACGAGGAGGCGGGGGAGCGGGTCTACGGCGTGTCCACGAAGCGGTTCGTCGGCGACGACGACGGCCACGTGCGCGCGCTCGAGCTGGTCGACGTCACCTTCGAGGACGGGCGTCTGCAGGAGGTCGAGGGCAGCAGCCGCGAGATCCCCGCCGACCTCGTGCTCTTCGCGATGGGCTTCACCGGACCGGAGAAGGAGGGGCTGGTCGAGCAGCTCGAGCTGGACCTCGACGAGCGCGGCAACGTGCAGCGGGACGCGTCCTACGCCTCGTCGCGCCCGGGCGTCTTCGTGGCCGGCGACTGCGGTCGCGGGCAGTCGCTCATCGTGTGGGCGATCGCCGAGGGCCGAGCCGCCGCGTCGTACGTCGACGCCTTCCTGACGGGGGAGACGGCGCTGCCGGCACCCGTCAAGCCGACCGATCGTCCGCTGACGGTCTGA
- a CDS encoding SCO family protein, with the protein MLLAAAMLLSACGGGDDAAAGELSAQVVEPPFEVAPTPLTDTDGEPFSLTEDTDARLTLVFFGYTRCPDICPAVLTNLASAMTRLDEADREQLDVVFVTSDPRRDDAEAMRSYLDRIDPDFIGLTGDLDDIVEVGDSIAIGVTDGTKLPSGGFDPNTHSTQVVAIDSSDNAPLYWSQETSSAQFADDIHTLLARS; encoded by the coding sequence GTGCTGCTCGCGGCCGCGATGCTCCTCAGCGCCTGCGGCGGCGGGGACGACGCGGCCGCCGGCGAGCTGAGCGCCCAGGTCGTCGAGCCGCCCTTCGAGGTGGCCCCGACGCCGCTCACCGACACCGACGGGGAGCCGTTCTCCCTGACGGAGGACACCGACGCCCGGCTGACGCTGGTCTTCTTCGGCTACACCCGCTGCCCCGACATCTGCCCCGCGGTGCTGACCAACCTCGCCAGCGCGATGACCCGCCTCGACGAGGCCGACCGGGAGCAGCTGGACGTGGTCTTCGTGACCAGCGACCCGCGCCGCGACGACGCCGAGGCGATGCGCTCCTACCTCGACCGCATCGACCCCGACTTCATCGGCCTCACCGGCGACCTCGACGACATCGTCGAGGTCGGGGACTCCATCGCCATCGGGGTCACCGACGGGACCAAGCTGCCGAGCGGCGGCTTCGACCCCAACACCCACAGCACCCAGGTGGTCGCCATCGACAGCAGCGACAACGCGCCGCTGTACTGGAGCCAGGAGACCTCGTCGGCCCAGTTCGCCGACGACATCCACACCCTGCTGGCGAGGAGCTGA
- the trpA gene encoding tryptophan synthase subunit alpha: protein MSTVRAAFEKTRAEGRAALVGYFPAGFPDVQGGIDAMLTMVEAGCDIIEVGLPYSDPVMDGPTIQRAAQQALEGGIRTDDVFRTVEAVAATGTPTVVMTYWNPVERYGVERFAAALAEAGGAGLITPDLTPDFAPEWIAAADRHDLDKIFLVAPSSTPERVDLTVQASRGFVYATAVMGVTGARETSSSLGAPLVARTKSAVAALGLDLPVGVGLGVSNGDQAAEVASYADAVIVGSAFVRTLLDHPDDRAAGLAALRALTHDLAEGVRRA from the coding sequence ATGAGCACCGTGCGCGCCGCGTTCGAGAAGACCCGTGCCGAGGGCCGTGCCGCCCTGGTCGGCTACTTCCCGGCCGGCTTCCCCGACGTGCAGGGCGGCATCGACGCGATGCTGACGATGGTCGAGGCCGGGTGCGACATCATCGAGGTCGGCCTGCCCTACTCCGACCCGGTGATGGACGGTCCCACCATCCAGCGCGCCGCGCAGCAGGCCCTCGAGGGCGGCATCCGCACCGACGACGTGTTCCGCACCGTCGAGGCCGTGGCCGCCACCGGCACGCCGACCGTCGTGATGACCTACTGGAACCCCGTCGAGCGCTACGGCGTCGAACGCTTCGCCGCCGCGCTGGCCGAGGCCGGGGGAGCGGGCCTGATCACCCCTGACCTCACGCCGGACTTCGCGCCGGAGTGGATCGCCGCCGCCGACCGCCACGACCTCGACAAGATCTTCCTGGTCGCGCCGTCCTCCACGCCCGAGCGGGTCGACCTGACCGTGCAGGCCAGCCGCGGGTTCGTCTACGCCACCGCCGTGATGGGGGTGACCGGCGCTCGCGAGACCAGCAGCAGCCTCGGGGCGCCCCTGGTGGCCCGCACCAAGTCCGCGGTCGCGGCGCTGGGCCTCGACCTGCCGGTCGGCGTCGGGCTCGGTGTCAGCAACGGCGACCAGGCCGCCGAGGTCGCGTCGTACGCCGACGCGGTGATCGTCGGCTCCGCCTTCGTGCGCACCCTGCTCGACCACCCCGACGACCGCGCCGCCGGGCTCGCTGCCCTGCGCGCGCTCACCCACGACCTCGCGGAGGGCGTCCGACGTGCCTGA
- the pyk gene encoding pyruvate kinase translates to MRRAKIVCTLGPATSSREQIRALVGAGMDVARLNMSHGKHEDHAETYRLVREAADDAGHGVGILADLQGPKIRLETFAEGSAVLEDGAEWTITTRDVAGDATICGTTYKGLPGDVSEGDPLLIDDGRIRLRVLEVGESDVRCEVVVGGRVSNNKGINLPGVAVSVPALSEKDIEDLRFALHLSVDFVALSFVRDASDAEDVRAIMREEGVLVPLIAKIEKPQAIENLDEIMHAFDGFMVARGDLGVECPLEDVPFLQKRIVEQARLNAKPVIVATQMLESMISAPAPTRAEASDVANAVLDGADAVMLSGETSVGEHPITAVETMARIITSTEKHALAAHATGSVGGVAEIDWDPHTRSGIIAKAAAEVAERVGAKYIVAFTTSGDTPRRMARLRGRVPLLAFTPENIVRSQLSLTWGVETFRTVEVEHTDEMVRQVDEQLLRIGRVQEGDLVVIIAGAPPGIPGSTNALRIHQMGDAVNGVAPAYRRS, encoded by the coding sequence GTGCGTAGAGCCAAGATCGTCTGCACCCTCGGCCCGGCCACCTCCTCCCGTGAGCAGATCCGCGCCCTCGTGGGCGCCGGGATGGACGTGGCCCGGCTGAACATGAGCCACGGCAAGCACGAGGACCACGCCGAGACCTACCGGTTGGTGCGTGAGGCCGCGGACGACGCCGGGCACGGGGTCGGCATCCTGGCGGACCTCCAGGGCCCCAAGATCCGGCTGGAGACCTTCGCCGAGGGCTCGGCCGTGCTCGAGGACGGGGCCGAGTGGACGATCACCACGCGCGACGTCGCCGGTGACGCCACCATCTGCGGGACGACGTACAAGGGACTGCCCGGCGACGTCAGCGAGGGCGACCCGCTGCTCATCGACGACGGCCGGATCCGGCTGCGGGTGCTCGAGGTGGGGGAGAGCGACGTCCGGTGCGAGGTGGTCGTCGGCGGCCGGGTCAGCAACAACAAGGGCATCAACCTGCCTGGGGTCGCGGTCTCGGTCCCCGCCCTCTCGGAGAAGGACATCGAGGACCTGCGCTTCGCGCTGCACCTCAGTGTCGACTTCGTGGCTCTCTCCTTCGTGCGCGACGCCTCGGACGCCGAGGACGTGCGCGCCATCATGCGCGAGGAGGGGGTGCTGGTCCCGCTCATCGCCAAGATCGAGAAGCCGCAGGCCATCGAGAACCTCGACGAGATCATGCACGCCTTCGACGGGTTCATGGTCGCCCGCGGCGACCTCGGCGTCGAGTGCCCGCTCGAGGACGTGCCCTTCCTGCAGAAGCGGATCGTCGAGCAGGCACGGCTCAACGCCAAGCCGGTCATCGTGGCCACCCAGATGCTGGAGTCGATGATCAGCGCGCCCGCGCCGACGCGGGCGGAGGCCTCCGACGTGGCCAACGCCGTGCTCGACGGGGCCGACGCGGTGATGCTCTCCGGCGAGACCAGCGTCGGTGAGCACCCGATCACCGCGGTCGAGACGATGGCCCGGATCATCACCTCCACCGAGAAGCACGCCCTGGCGGCCCACGCCACCGGCAGCGTCGGTGGCGTCGCCGAGATCGACTGGGACCCGCACACCCGCTCGGGCATCATCGCCAAGGCCGCGGCCGAGGTCGCCGAGCGCGTGGGCGCGAAGTACATCGTCGCCTTCACCACCAGCGGCGACACTCCCCGTCGGATGGCCCGCCTGCGCGGCCGGGTGCCGCTGCTGGCGTTCACCCCCGAGAACATCGTGCGCTCCCAGCTCTCGCTGACCTGGGGCGTCGAGACGTTCCGCACGGTGGAGGTCGAGCACACCGACGAGATGGTGCGCCAGGTCGACGAGCAGCTGCTGCGGATCGGACGCGTCCAGGAGGGCGACCTGGTGGTCATCATCGCCGGCGCGCCCCCGGGCATCCCCGGATCCACGAACGCCCTGCGCATCCACCAGATGGGCGACGCGGTCAACGGTGTCGCGCCGGCCTACCGCCGCTCCTGA
- the gltB gene encoding glutamate synthase large subunit produces MPYQHAFPPPQGLYDPAHEHDACGVAFVATLTGVASHDIVAQALTALRNLEHRGAAGAEPDSGDGAGILMQVPDAFLREVTAELGFDLPPQRAYAVGTAFLPGDDEQVVATVARIEQIAAEEGLAVLGWREVPIDPSVLGTTALGVMPTFRQVFVAGATQRVTGMRLERMAFCLRKRAERESDVYFPSLSARTLAYKGMLTTEQLDQFYPDLVDERVASALAVVHSRFSTNTFPSWPLSHPFRYIAHNGEINTVMGNRNWMRAREALLGSDLIPGDLERLFPVVTSGASDSASFDEVLELLHMGGRSLPHSVLMMIPEAWENHTEMDAARRAFYEFHASMMEPWDGPACVVFTDGDQIGAVLDRNGLRPARYWVTDEGLVVLASEVGVLDLDPASIVRKGRLQPGRMFLIDTEEHRIIEDEEVKAGLADEHPYQEWLHAGQIHLDDIPDREHIVHTHASVTRRQQVFGYTEEELRVIVTPMANTGAEPIGSMGTDTPIAALSEKPRLLFDYFAQLFAQVTNPPLDAIREELVTSLNGTIGPESNLLEPTPAACRQVVLPFPVISNDDLAKIRHINRDGDMPGFITHVSRGLYDVAGGGAALAARLDEVCQEVSSAIAEGARIIVLSDRHSTADLAPIPSLLMTAAVHHHLVREKTRTQVGLLVEAGDVRETHHVALLVGYGAAAVNPYLAMESAEDLARQGYYVTTEPEQAVANLVKALGKGVLKVMSKMGVSTVASYTGAQIFEALGLSQSVVDRYFTGTVSKLGGIELDTIAEEVARRHRTAYPRGGVQAAHRELEIGGEYQWRREGEPHLFDPETVFRLQHATRSGRYDVFKQYTQRVDEQSERLMTLRGLFRFKDAAESGRGPVPIEEVEPVSEIVKRFSTGAMSYGSISQEAHETLAIAMNRLGAKSNTGEGGEDAERLYDPERRSAIKQVASGRFGVTSEYLTHADDIQIKMAQGAKPGEGGQLPGHKVYPWVAKTRHSTPGVGLISPPPHHDIYSIEDLAQLIHDLKNANPSARVHVKLVSEVGIGTVAAGVSKAHADVVLVSGHDGGTGASPLTSLKHAGGPWELGLAETQQTLLLNGLRDRIVVQTDGQLKTGRDVVIAALLGAEEYGFATAPLVVSGCIMMRVCHLDTCPVGVATQNPVLRERFSGKADYIVNFFTYIAQEVRELLAELGFRSINEAVGQAGALDVESAVGHWKAAGLDLSPILHVPDGSAFPDQDSRCTKSQDHGLEKSLDVTELVPLAQPALEHGEPVRAQVAVRNVHRTVGTILGHEVTKRYGGEGLPDGTIDLTFLGSAGQSFGAFVPRGLTLRLEGDANDYVGKGLSGGRIVVRPDRAATFRAAEQIIAGNTIAYGATSGEIFVRGGVGERCCVRNSGARVVTEGVGDHAAEYMTGGRLVVLGRTGRNVAAGMSGGIAWVLDLQESRVNGELVELAPVVGEAAAELEDLVRRHLEETGSDVAEELLADWEQSLARFTEVMPRDFRISLEAKAKAEADGLDENQTAHAMMEALHG; encoded by the coding sequence GTGCCCTACCAGCACGCATTCCCGCCGCCCCAAGGTCTCTACGATCCCGCCCACGAGCACGATGCGTGTGGTGTGGCTTTCGTCGCGACCCTGACCGGCGTCGCCAGCCACGACATCGTGGCCCAGGCCCTCACCGCCCTGCGCAACCTCGAGCACCGCGGTGCCGCGGGTGCCGAGCCGGACTCCGGCGACGGCGCCGGCATCCTGATGCAGGTGCCCGACGCCTTCCTGCGCGAGGTCACCGCCGAGCTCGGCTTCGACCTCCCGCCGCAGCGGGCGTACGCCGTCGGCACCGCGTTCCTGCCCGGTGACGACGAGCAGGTGGTCGCCACGGTCGCCCGGATCGAGCAGATCGCCGCCGAGGAGGGCCTCGCCGTGCTGGGCTGGCGCGAGGTGCCGATCGACCCCAGCGTGCTGGGGACCACCGCGCTCGGCGTGATGCCGACGTTCCGCCAGGTCTTCGTGGCCGGCGCGACGCAGCGGGTGACCGGCATGCGGCTGGAGCGGATGGCCTTCTGCCTGCGCAAGCGCGCCGAGCGCGAGTCCGACGTCTACTTCCCGTCGCTGTCGGCGCGGACGCTGGCCTACAAGGGCATGCTCACCACCGAGCAGCTGGACCAGTTCTACCCCGACCTGGTCGACGAGCGGGTCGCCTCGGCGCTGGCCGTGGTCCACTCGCGGTTCTCGACCAACACCTTCCCGAGCTGGCCGCTCTCGCACCCGTTCCGCTACATCGCCCACAACGGTGAGATCAACACCGTCATGGGCAACCGCAACTGGATGCGGGCCCGCGAGGCGCTGCTGGGCTCGGACCTGATCCCCGGCGACCTCGAGCGGCTCTTCCCGGTCGTGACCTCCGGCGCCTCGGACTCCGCGTCGTTCGACGAGGTCCTCGAGCTGCTGCACATGGGTGGGCGCTCGCTGCCGCACTCGGTGCTGATGATGATCCCCGAGGCGTGGGAGAACCACACCGAGATGGACGCGGCCCGTCGCGCCTTCTACGAGTTCCACGCCAGCATGATGGAGCCCTGGGACGGCCCCGCCTGCGTGGTCTTCACCGACGGCGACCAGATCGGCGCGGTCCTCGACCGCAACGGCCTGCGCCCGGCGCGCTACTGGGTCACCGACGAGGGTCTCGTCGTGCTGGCCTCCGAGGTGGGCGTGCTCGACCTCGACCCCGCCTCGATCGTGCGCAAGGGCCGGCTCCAGCCGGGCCGGATGTTCCTCATCGACACCGAGGAGCACCGGATCATCGAGGACGAGGAGGTCAAGGCCGGGCTCGCCGACGAGCACCCGTACCAGGAGTGGCTGCACGCCGGCCAGATCCACCTCGACGACATCCCCGACCGTGAGCACATCGTGCACACCCACGCCAGCGTCACCCGGCGCCAGCAGGTCTTCGGCTACACCGAGGAGGAGCTGCGCGTCATCGTGACGCCGATGGCCAACACCGGGGCCGAGCCGATCGGCTCGATGGGCACCGACACCCCCATCGCCGCGCTCTCGGAGAAGCCGCGGCTGCTCTTCGACTACTTCGCACAGCTCTTCGCGCAGGTCACGAACCCGCCGCTGGACGCGATCCGCGAGGAGCTCGTCACCTCGCTCAACGGCACCATCGGTCCCGAGTCGAACCTGCTCGAGCCGACGCCGGCGGCCTGCCGCCAGGTGGTGCTGCCGTTCCCGGTGATCTCCAACGACGACCTGGCCAAGATCCGCCACATCAACCGTGACGGCGACATGCCCGGCTTCATCACCCACGTCTCCCGCGGCCTGTACGACGTCGCGGGCGGCGGCGCCGCGCTGGCCGCCCGCCTCGACGAGGTGTGCCAGGAGGTCAGCTCCGCGATCGCCGAGGGTGCGCGCATCATCGTGCTCTCCGACCGGCACTCGACCGCCGACCTGGCGCCGATCCCGTCGCTGCTGATGACCGCCGCGGTGCACCACCACCTGGTGCGCGAGAAGACCCGCACCCAGGTCGGTCTGCTGGTCGAGGCCGGCGACGTGCGCGAGACCCACCACGTGGCGCTGCTAGTGGGCTACGGCGCGGCCGCGGTCAACCCCTACCTGGCCATGGAGTCCGCCGAGGACCTGGCCCGCCAGGGCTACTACGTCACCACCGAGCCCGAGCAGGCCGTGGCCAACCTGGTCAAGGCGCTGGGCAAGGGGGTGCTGAAGGTGATGTCCAAGATGGGCGTCTCCACCGTGGCCTCCTACACCGGGGCGCAGATCTTCGAGGCGCTCGGGCTGTCGCAGTCGGTCGTCGACCGGTACTTCACCGGCACGGTCTCCAAGCTCGGCGGCATCGAGCTCGACACCATCGCCGAGGAGGTCGCGCGCCGGCACCGCACGGCGTACCCCCGAGGTGGCGTCCAGGCCGCGCACCGCGAGCTGGAGATCGGCGGCGAGTACCAGTGGCGTCGTGAGGGCGAGCCGCACCTCTTCGACCCCGAGACCGTCTTCCGCCTGCAGCACGCCACCCGCAGCGGGCGCTACGACGTCTTCAAGCAGTACACCCAGCGCGTGGACGAGCAGTCCGAGCGGCTGATGACGCTGCGCGGGCTCTTCCGCTTCAAGGACGCCGCCGAGAGCGGTCGCGGTCCGGTGCCGATCGAGGAGGTCGAGCCGGTCTCCGAGATCGTCAAGCGCTTCTCGACCGGGGCCATGTCCTACGGCTCGATCAGCCAGGAGGCGCACGAGACGCTGGCCATCGCCATGAACCGGCTCGGCGCCAAGTCCAACACCGGGGAGGGCGGCGAGGACGCCGAGCGTCTCTACGACCCCGAGCGCCGCAGCGCCATCAAGCAGGTCGCCAGCGGCCGGTTCGGCGTGACGTCGGAGTACCTCACCCACGCCGACGACATCCAGATCAAGATGGCCCAGGGCGCCAAGCCCGGCGAGGGCGGCCAGCTGCCGGGGCACAAGGTCTACCCGTGGGTGGCCAAGACCCGGCACAGCACCCCGGGCGTGGGCCTGATCAGCCCGCCGCCGCACCACGACATCTACTCGATCGAGGACCTGGCGCAGCTGATCCACGACCTCAAGAACGCCAACCCGAGCGCCCGCGTGCACGTCAAGCTGGTCTCCGAGGTCGGCATCGGCACGGTCGCGGCAGGGGTGTCCAAGGCGCACGCCGACGTGGTGCTCGTCTCCGGGCACGACGGCGGCACCGGCGCCTCGCCGCTGACCTCGCTCAAGCACGCCGGCGGCCCCTGGGAGCTCGGCCTGGCCGAGACCCAGCAGACCCTGCTGCTCAACGGCCTGCGCGACCGGATCGTGGTGCAGACCGACGGCCAGCTCAAGACCGGCCGTGACGTCGTCATCGCAGCGCTCCTCGGCGCCGAGGAGTACGGCTTCGCCACCGCGCCGCTGGTGGTCTCGGGCTGCATCATGATGCGCGTGTGCCACCTGGACACCTGTCCGGTGGGCGTCGCGACGCAGAACCCGGTGCTGCGCGAGCGGTTCTCGGGCAAGGCCGACTACATCGTCAACTTCTTCACCTACATCGCCCAGGAGGTCCGCGAGCTGCTCGCCGAGCTCGGCTTCCGCAGCATCAACGAGGCCGTCGGCCAGGCCGGTGCGCTCGACGTGGAGTCGGCCGTGGGGCACTGGAAGGCCGCGGGTCTCGACCTGAGCCCGATCCTGCACGTGCCGGACGGCTCGGCCTTCCCCGACCAGGACTCGCGCTGCACCAAGTCGCAGGACCACGGTCTCGAGAAGTCGCTCGACGTGACCGAGCTGGTGCCGCTGGCCCAGCCGGCGCTCGAGCACGGCGAACCGGTGCGCGCCCAGGTCGCGGTGCGCAACGTGCACCGCACGGTGGGCACGATCCTGGGTCACGAGGTCACCAAGCGGTACGGCGGCGAAGGGCTGCCGGACGGCACCATCGACCTCACCTTCCTCGGCTCGGCCGGGCAGTCGTTCGGTGCGTTCGTGCCGCGCGGCCTCACCCTGCGCCTCGAGGGCGACGCCAACGACTACGTCGGCAAGGGCCTCTCGGGCGGGCGCATCGTGGTCCGTCCGGACCGCGCGGCGACCTTCCGGGCCGCCGAGCAGATCATCGCCGGCAACACGATCGCGTACGGCGCCACCTCGGGCGAGATCTTCGTGCGGGGCGGGGTCGGCGAGCGCTGCTGCGTGCGCAACTCCGGCGCGCGCGTGGTGACCGAGGGCGTCGGCGACCACGCCGCGGAGTACATGACCGGCGGCCGCCTGGTCGTGCTCGGCCGCACCGGTCGCAACGTCGCGGCCGGCATGTCCGGCGGCATCGCCTGGGTGCTCGACCTGCAGGAGTCGCGGGTCAACGGCGAGCTCGTCGAGCTGGCGCCCGTCGTCGGCGAGGCGGCTGCCGAGCTCGAGGACCTGGTGCGACGCCACCTGGAGGAGACCGGCTCGGACGTCGCCGAGGAGCTGCTGGCCGACTGGGAGCAGTCCCTGGCCCGCTTCACCGAGGTCATGCCGCGCGACTTCCGCATCTCCCTGGAGGCCAAGGCGAAGGCCGAGGCCGACGGGCTCGACGAGAACCAGACCGCACACGCGATGATGGAGGCGCTCCATGGCTGA